In one window of Marinifilum sp. JC120 DNA:
- a CDS encoding transketolase encodes MRKACLEQVYQLAKKDERVVFIGSDLGAGTLSHFQEEMPKRFFMEGIAEAHTVGMACGMAHEGKVVYVNTIQSFLTRRCYEQLLLDACMHNLNVRFIGNGGGLVYAPLGPTHWATEDISILRVIPNLTVLSPADAEEMNRIMPHTLNHQGPIFIRLAKGYDPIVTKAPLSGNSFEIGKAYSYREGKDVLLIGCGVMLGIMKQAGELLAEAGIEASILHLPTIKPLDNEAIISRARETRAIITVEENTILGGLGSAVTEILAEACLPNPLRMKRIGLPDSFSENYGSQLEHFAHNGLTAENIVEQTRKLLK; translated from the coding sequence ATGCGTAAAGCCTGCTTGGAACAGGTCTACCAATTGGCTAAAAAAGATGAGCGGGTTGTCTTTATAGGTTCCGATCTCGGCGCGGGAACTCTCTCCCATTTCCAAGAAGAGATGCCGAAGCGTTTTTTCATGGAAGGAATTGCCGAAGCACATACCGTTGGAATGGCCTGTGGTATGGCTCATGAAGGGAAGGTGGTCTACGTTAACACCATCCAGAGTTTCCTGACCCGCCGTTGCTACGAGCAATTGCTGCTCGATGCCTGTATGCACAATTTGAATGTGCGTTTCATCGGCAATGGCGGAGGTCTAGTTTATGCCCCGCTCGGCCCCACCCACTGGGCCACGGAAGATATTTCCATTCTGCGGGTTATTCCCAACCTGACCGTACTTTCCCCGGCCGATGCTGAAGAGATGAACCGGATTATGCCCCACACCTTGAATCATCAAGGGCCCATTTTCATCCGCTTAGCCAAAGGCTACGACCCCATCGTCACCAAGGCCCCCCTCTCTGGAAATTCATTTGAGATCGGCAAAGCATACTCCTATCGCGAAGGTAAGGATGTGCTGCTGATCGGCTGCGGGGTCATGCTGGGAATCATGAAACAGGCCGGGGAATTACTAGCTGAGGCTGGGATCGAAGCATCTATTTTGCATTTACCGACCATCAAACCGCTGGACAACGAGGCCATAATTTCGCGGGCCCGGGAAACTCGGGCGATTATCACCGTGGAAGAAAATACCATCCTTGGCGGACTCGGCAGCGCAGTGACTGAAATCCTTGCGGAAGCATGTCTGCCCAACCCGCTACGCATGAAGCGAATCGGGTTGCCTGATTCTTTCAGCGAAAATTACGGCTCTCAGCTGGAACACTTCGCCCACAACGGACTGACTGCTGAAAATATTGTTGAACAGACCCGCAAACTTTTAAAATAA
- a CDS encoding transketolase, with protein sequence MDQRSKQLRKKIVDVLHHAGRGHVGPSMSLVEILRVLYDSVLKYDPADPQLPERDRLILSKGHGCLTLYVLLADKGFITEGELFSFCSFEGLLGGHPTTKTPGVEFATGSLGHGLSFAVGIAAALKIDNSTSRVFTVLGDGECGEGAVWEAAMSAARQKLSNLTAIVDYNKLQSYGATEDISGLEPFADKWKSFGFEVREVNGHDVTALEQTFVDLPFAKEKPSAIICHTIKGKGIPTAENNPTWHHKTKMSAEDHAMIIKSIENYHA encoded by the coding sequence TTGGACCAGCGTTCTAAACAGCTCAGAAAAAAAATAGTGGATGTGCTCCACCATGCAGGACGCGGCCATGTCGGTCCGTCCATGTCTTTGGTGGAAATATTGCGCGTGCTTTATGACTCGGTTTTAAAATATGATCCTGCTGACCCGCAATTGCCAGAGCGGGACCGTTTAATCCTCAGTAAGGGGCATGGCTGTCTGACTCTCTATGTTTTGCTAGCCGATAAAGGATTTATAACTGAGGGAGAACTGTTCAGCTTCTGTTCCTTTGAGGGGCTACTGGGCGGTCACCCCACAACCAAGACTCCGGGGGTGGAGTTCGCCACCGGAAGCCTTGGGCACGGACTATCCTTTGCTGTGGGTATTGCTGCGGCACTCAAAATCGACAACTCAACCAGCCGAGTTTTTACCGTACTCGGTGACGGTGAATGCGGCGAAGGAGCCGTCTGGGAAGCAGCCATGAGTGCGGCCCGCCAGAAGCTCAGCAACCTGACCGCCATTGTGGATTACAACAAGCTGCAATCCTACGGCGCAACCGAAGATATTTCCGGCCTAGAACCCTTTGCTGACAAATGGAAAAGCTTTGGATTCGAAGTGCGCGAGGTGAACGGACACGATGTAACCGCACTGGAACAGACTTTCGTTGACCTGCCCTTTGCAAAAGAAAAACCGTCAGCAATCATCTGTCATACCATAAAAGGCAAAGGCATACCTACAGCTGAAAACAATCCCACTTGGCATCACAAAACAAAAATGTCTGCCGAAGACCACGCTATGATCATTAAAAGTATCGAGAATTACCATGCGTAA
- a CDS encoding class I SAM-dependent methyltransferase: MGNLLNLVTPLHTSTKREYLPRMMDEKVQCMLKAKEYEFDYWDGDRRYGYGGYRYLAGYWTPVAEKMIETYGLNKGSRVLDVGCGKAFLLYELHKLGMEVHGFDISRHGLEGAREEIRNSLFIQRAEEPFPYVDGEFDLVISINSLHNLPVFNFKKALAEMERVGRNKYLCVESFRNEQELFNLQCWALTCESFFSKKEWEWLFKEFNYSGDYEFIYFE, from the coding sequence ATGGGAAATTTATTAAACTTAGTCACTCCGCTGCATACATCAACCAAACGCGAATACCTGCCGCGCATGATGGACGAGAAAGTTCAGTGCATGCTCAAGGCCAAAGAATACGAATTCGATTACTGGGACGGCGACCGCCGCTACGGCTATGGAGGCTATCGCTATTTGGCAGGATACTGGACCCCGGTGGCCGAAAAAATGATCGAAACATACGGACTCAACAAAGGTTCGCGTGTTCTGGATGTGGGCTGCGGCAAAGCATTCCTGCTCTATGAACTGCACAAGCTAGGCATGGAAGTTCACGGATTTGATATTTCCCGCCACGGACTCGAAGGCGCCAGAGAAGAAATACGAAACAGCCTGTTCATCCAGCGGGCCGAAGAACCGTTCCCTTATGTAGATGGAGAATTCGATCTGGTAATCTCCATCAACTCCCTGCACAATCTGCCGGTTTTCAATTTCAAAAAAGCCCTTGCGGAAATGGAACGGGTCGGACGAAATAAATATCTTTGCGTTGAAAGCTTCCGCAATGAGCAGGAATTGTTTAACCTCCAATGCTGGGCACTGACCTGCGAATCTTTTTTTAGTAAGAAAGAGTGGGAATGGCTTTTCAAGGAATTCAATTATTCCGGCGACTATGAATTCATCTACTTCGAATAA